A single genomic interval of Lucilia cuprina isolate Lc7/37 chromosome 2, ASM2204524v1, whole genome shotgun sequence harbors:
- the LOC111681400 gene encoding probable serine/threonine-protein kinase DDB_G0282963, whose translation MAETQDNQYTTINRKNLYNNDEEDDVNDVENMLNKQQQQQQDLETKENYNNYQSITSFGDETAVDDLLALANDDATAVETANLLLSEHQPNFVDFDEFNICLNNILNDDVDSQLQLSPSEVISNTLTTAEVDELFKVNIDIKDKSLNQMSTKTLNEKNVCSINSSSSSSSSSRSNSSNSSLQHYHHQHLRQHHHNNDEDDNLLNMVQFDDHMDFTFSSELESNSTNITSTNTSTATNHLTTSINNANYKVSAISSRHSLTLHGHNYAVDKNNVHHQIKFDNNNDDDDDLDLNMMVDPISIQSTCNSTATVSASLTTTANTSHMNTINDDDDDDDNETPQETALNNVIKRNSHSIVNIFQ comes from the coding sequence ATGGCCGAGACGCAGGATAATCAGTATACAACTATAAACcgtaaaaatctttataataacGATGAGGAGGATGATGTTAATGATGTAGAgaatatgttaaataaacaacaacagcagcagcaagacCTTGAGacgaaagaaaattataataattatcaaAGCATCACCTCATTTGGCGATGAGACCGCCGTAGATGATTTGTTAGCTTTGGCTAACGATGATGCAACAGCTGTTGAAACTGCTAATTTGTTATTGTCTGAACATCAGCCAAATTTCGTCGATTTTGATGAGTTCAATATATGTCTCAATAATATACTTAATGATGACGTAGACTCTCAACTACAATTATCGCCATCGGAAGTAATATCCAATACTCTAACAACGGCTGAAGTTGATGAATTGTTCAAGgtaaatattgatataaaagATAAAAGCCTAAAtcaaatgtcaacaaaaacTCTGAATGAAAAAAACGTTTGTAGTATTAATagtagcagtagtagtagtagtagtagtcgtAGCAACAGTAGCAACAGTAGTTTacaacattatcatcatcaacatctacGTCAGCATCATCATAATAATGATGAAGATGACAATCTATTAAATATGGTTCAGTTTGATGATCATATGGATTTTACATTCTCATCTGAATTAGAAAGCAATTCCACAAATATCACCTCCACTAACACGAGCACGGCTACCAATCATCTAACAACATCTATAAATAATGCTAATTATAAAGTGAGTGCAATAAGTAGTAGGCATAGTTTAACACTTCATGGTCACAATTATGCCGTAGACAAAAATAATGTCCATCACCAAATTaaatttgataataataatgatgatgatgatgatttagATCTGAATATGATGGTGGATCCTATAAGTATACAATCAACATGTAATTCAACTGCTACTGTATCAGCTTCTCTGACCACTACCGCTAACACCAGTCATATGAACACtattaatgatgatgatgacgacgacgacAATGAAACACCACAAGAAACAGCcttaaataatgttattaagCGCAATAGTCATagtattgtaaatatatttcaataa